The following coding sequences lie in one Vitis vinifera cultivar Pinot Noir 40024 chromosome 19, ASM3070453v1 genomic window:
- the LOC132253344 gene encoding pentatricopeptide repeat-containing protein At4g37170-like, with protein MCSVMNPILIDFKVMSNCLKVTVGFDHAFNLVANMGGMGFIGSQDAYGLEKLVAEELGKQVHGYMTRIGFDLLSFAASTLVHIYTLCGNIKKTRHVFNEMLRLDLVPWTSLIIGYVQNAQADEALQFSGLLFKSRTQPDHITFVGVPSICTHVDLASVSPCTETSQISRGVEHAVGMKMTTASRSH; from the exons ATGTGTTCTGTCATGAATCCTATCTTGATTGATTTCAAGGTGATGAGCAACTGCTTGAAGGTCACTGTTGGGTTTGACCATGCGTTTAACCTTGTTGCCAATATGGGAGGAATGGGGTTCAT AGGGTCTCAAGATGCTTATGGATTGGAGAAACTCGTTGCGGAAGAATTGGGTAAGCAGGTTCATGGGTATATGACGAGGATTGGGTTTGATCTGTTATCATTTGCAGCTAGTACGCTTGTTCACATATACACATTGTGTGGGAATATTAAGAAGACAAGACATGTTTTCAATGAGATGCTGAGACTAGATTTAGTACCATGGACTTCCCTAATTATTGGTTATGTTCAGAATGCCCAAGCTGACGAGGCTCTTCAGTTCTCTGGGCTGCTATTCAAATCAAGAACTCAACCTGATCACATTACCTTTGTCGGGGTTCCTTCTATTTGTACTCATGTTGATTTGGCCTCTGTGTCTCCCTGCACCGAGACGAGTCAGATTTCAAGAGGAGTGGAGCATGCAGTAGGGATGAAAATGACAACGGCTTCCCGTTCCCACTAG
- the LOC104877687 gene encoding pentatricopeptide repeat-containing protein At1g74600, chloroplastic-like, whose translation MKCDCVHDGRVFVPLQGLLVQYVPFQELFVQYVPLQLIWPDGAFLGGHVSIPDWLSWNQNSVFESQSEIDTWQGGICKSCRLLRGAEERVLLGLPAVMSNCLKVTIGFDHAFNLVANMGGIGGSQDAYGLEKLVAEELGKQVHGYMTRIGFDLLSFAASTLVHIYTLCGNIKKTRHVFNEMLRLDLVPWTSLIIGYVQNAQADEALQFSGLLFKSRTQPDHITFVGVPSICTHVDLASVSPCTETSQISRGVEHAVGMKMTTASRSH comes from the exons atgaaatgtgattgcgtccatgatGGGAGA GTATttgtgcctcttcaagggcttcttgttcaatatgtgccttttCAAGAGCtttttgttcaatatgtgcctcttcag CTTATTTGGCCAGATGGAGCATTTCTAGGAGGCCACGTGTCAATCCCTGATTGGCTATCATGGAATCAGAACAGTGTTTTTGAAAGCCAATCAGAGATTGACACCTGGCAAGGAGGAATCTGCAAAAGCTGCAGGTTGTTGAGGGGAGCAGAGGAGAGAGTGCTTTTGGGGCTGCCAGCT GTGATGAGCAACTGCTTGAAGGTCACTATTGGGTTTGACCATGCGTTTAACCTTGTTGCCAATATGGGAGGAATAGG AGGGTCTCAAGATGCTTATGGATTGGAGAAACTCGTTGCGGAAGAATTGGGTAAGCAGGTTCATGGGTATATGACGAGGATTGGGTTTGATCTGTTATCATTTGCAGCTAGTACGCTTGTTCACATATACACATTGTGTGGGAATATTAAGAAGACAAGACATGTTTTCAATGAGATGCTGAGACTAGATTTAGTACCATGGACTTCCCTAATTATTGGTTATGTTCAGAATGCCCAAGCTGACGAGGCTCTTCAGTTCTCTGGGCTGCTATTCAAATCAAGAACTCAACCTGATCACATTACCTTTGTCGGGGTTCCTTCTATTTGTACTCATGTTGATTTGGCCTCTGTGTCTCCCTGCACCGAGACGAGTCAGATTTCAAGAGGAGTGGAGCATGCAGTAGGGATGAAAATGACAACGGCTTCCCGTTCCCACTAG